One Glutamicibacter halophytocola DNA segment encodes these proteins:
- a CDS encoding protein kinase domain-containing protein, producing the protein MRPVTGTTLGGRYKLTDRIAIGGMGEVWKARDQVLGRLVAIKILKEEYTDNESFLTRFRVEARHTALLNHPGIAGVFDYGEEQGSAYLVMELVPGPPLSTIIERERKLEVDRTLSLIAQTARALAAAHEHGLVHRDVKPGNILVMPSGVVKITDFGIARLADQVPLTATGQVMGTAQYLAPEQATGQNATGSSDIYALGVIGYECLAGRRPFTGESQIAIALAQVNDAPPALPDTIPAPVRQLIMSMLAKNPADRPKDATALAKAADALRAGDTNTATLAVPGMLATGISEDATQALNLDDDATRAMTRQDSAPTMTNAMPTVVEPAAAASGFSAASNQGATGFDDEDADAQDPAPQESKRSPWLIPLIVIIALAAVIALLAWLIPALSSNNDDRPTATVTESSSESAESTEPTEETTEPSEETTAASETSQSPSESESESPEYVQVSSSLVGQDIDTVTQQLESQGLKVDAVPQETDQADPREVISLNPTGNVEVGETVTVTYAMAPETVEVPKVTGMSFEAAQKRIQDAGLAAAKGEERSDSSVAGTVLSQDVSAGSEVEPGTTVTLDLSTGPEEEPEESAAPTATPTASPTATESDQSTAP; encoded by the coding sequence GTGAGGCCAGTAACCGGCACCACCTTGGGCGGTCGTTACAAGCTGACCGACCGCATTGCGATCGGTGGCATGGGCGAAGTTTGGAAAGCTCGCGACCAGGTCCTTGGGCGCCTCGTGGCGATCAAGATCCTCAAGGAGGAATACACCGACAACGAGAGCTTCTTGACGCGATTCCGCGTTGAGGCCCGCCACACTGCCCTGCTCAACCACCCGGGCATCGCTGGCGTCTTCGACTACGGCGAAGAGCAAGGCTCTGCCTACCTGGTCATGGAACTAGTTCCCGGCCCGCCGCTGTCCACCATCATCGAGCGTGAACGCAAGCTCGAAGTCGACCGCACCCTCTCGCTGATCGCCCAGACCGCTCGAGCGCTGGCTGCAGCCCACGAGCATGGCCTGGTCCACCGCGACGTGAAGCCGGGCAATATCCTGGTCATGCCGTCGGGCGTTGTGAAGATTACCGACTTCGGCATCGCCCGCCTGGCCGACCAGGTGCCTTTGACCGCCACCGGCCAGGTGATGGGCACCGCCCAATACCTGGCTCCTGAGCAGGCGACCGGGCAGAACGCGACCGGCAGCTCCGATATCTACGCCCTGGGCGTCATCGGCTACGAATGCCTGGCCGGGCGGCGTCCGTTCACCGGTGAATCGCAGATCGCCATCGCCCTGGCACAGGTCAACGACGCTCCCCCCGCCTTGCCGGACACCATCCCGGCTCCGGTGCGCCAGCTGATCATGTCGATGCTGGCCAAGAACCCTGCGGATCGACCAAAGGACGCCACCGCACTGGCCAAGGCCGCCGACGCCCTGCGCGCCGGAGATACCAACACCGCCACCCTGGCGGTTCCGGGCATGCTCGCCACCGGCATATCCGAGGACGCGACGCAGGCGCTAAACCTGGATGACGACGCCACCCGCGCCATGACCCGCCAGGATTCTGCCCCCACGATGACCAATGCCATGCCGACCGTTGTGGAACCTGCGGCTGCGGCCAGCGGTTTCTCCGCGGCCAGCAATCAGGGCGCCACCGGCTTTGACGACGAGGATGCCGACGCCCAGGATCCTGCGCCGCAGGAATCCAAGCGGAGCCCCTGGCTGATCCCATTGATCGTGATTATCGCCTTGGCTGCAGTTATTGCGCTGCTGGCCTGGTTGATTCCTGCCCTGAGCAGCAACAACGACGATCGGCCAACTGCGACGGTGACCGAAAGCAGCTCCGAATCTGCAGAGTCCACCGAACCGACCGAGGAGACGACCGAGCCCTCCGAGGAGACCACCGCGGCGTCCGAAACTTCGCAGTCCCCCTCGGAAAGCGAAAGCGAGAGCCCTGAATATGTCCAGGTGTCCTCCTCGCTGGTCGGCCAGGATATCGACACGGTCACCCAGCAGCTTGAGAGCCAGGGCCTGAAGGTTGATGCGGTGCCGCAGGAAACCGATCAGGCCGATCCGCGCGAAGTGATCTCGCTGAACCCGACGGGCAACGTCGAAGTCGGCGAAACCGTCACCGTCACCTACGCCATGGCTCCGGAAACTGTCGAGGTTCCCAAGGTCACCGGCATGAGCTTCGAAGCTGCCCAGAAGCGGATCCAGGATGCCGGCCTGGCTGCCGCAAAGGGCGAGGAACGCAGCGATTCCTCGGTTGCCGGCACCGTCCTGTCCCAGGACGTATCGGCAGGCAGCGAAGTCGAGCCCGGCACCACCGTCACCCTGGACCTCTCCACCGGCCCCGAAGAGGAGCCTGAAGAGTCGGCAGCCCCAACGGCAACACCTACCGCCTCGCCGACCGCCACGGAATCGGACCAGAGCACAGCACCATGA
- a CDS encoding peptidoglycan D,D-transpeptidase FtsI family protein encodes MNQAIKRVWVALTLLFVICLGGLSYIQFFDADQLTDNALNKRQLYREFDLPRGAILVDGKPIAESVPTDDGQFEYQRVYNDAEAYAHLTGYYSLANGTTQLESSLNDWLTGTSSDLLYDRLLAMFTGKKSEGASVELTIDGALQKTAFNAIPDGVKATIIVSDPKTGDILAMASKPSYDTNDLAVHSTSKAAQNLKKVSDIDGLSPYRNPAINNLSFPGSSFKILSTVAALESGKYDLDTVINNPTSVNYPNSSTPMNNFGEGICAREPRARLAFIFAQSCNTPFMEISQTVGKEEFADVAERFGYGQQLSIPQNVVPSKFPTAEADSAELARMAIGQGNNQVTPLQMNMAAMAIANKGVIMKPNMIDKVIAPDLRVIEEPKPEKFSTATSPEIAEQLAGLMEGPVKNGTAMNAAVPGVDFRAKTGTAQLGGESNHVNSWMTGFAPADDPQVAITVTLQDVDYNTGHNTTGALMKTMLKAVFNK; translated from the coding sequence GTGAATCAGGCCATTAAGCGAGTATGGGTTGCACTGACCCTGCTCTTTGTCATCTGCCTTGGCGGTTTGAGCTACATCCAGTTCTTCGACGCCGACCAGCTCACGGACAACGCGCTGAACAAGCGCCAGCTGTACCGCGAATTCGATTTGCCTCGCGGCGCCATCCTGGTTGACGGCAAGCCGATCGCCGAGTCGGTGCCTACCGACGATGGGCAATTCGAATACCAGCGCGTGTACAACGACGCCGAGGCCTACGCCCACCTGACCGGCTACTACTCGCTGGCCAACGGCACCACCCAGCTGGAGTCTTCGCTCAACGATTGGCTGACCGGAACCAGCTCGGATCTGCTCTATGACCGCTTGCTGGCGATGTTCACCGGCAAGAAGTCCGAAGGCGCCTCGGTAGAGCTGACCATCGATGGCGCGCTGCAGAAGACTGCCTTCAATGCCATCCCCGATGGCGTGAAGGCAACCATTATCGTCTCCGATCCGAAGACCGGCGACATCCTGGCAATGGCTTCCAAGCCGAGCTACGACACCAACGACTTGGCGGTCCATTCGACGTCCAAGGCGGCGCAGAACCTCAAGAAGGTCAGCGATATTGACGGCCTGAGCCCGTATCGGAACCCGGCCATCAACAACCTGAGCTTCCCTGGCTCTTCCTTCAAGATCCTCAGCACCGTCGCCGCCCTGGAATCCGGCAAGTACGACTTGGACACCGTGATCAACAATCCGACCTCGGTGAACTACCCGAACTCCAGCACGCCGATGAATAACTTTGGCGAAGGCATCTGCGCCCGTGAACCACGTGCCCGCCTTGCCTTCATCTTTGCCCAGAGCTGCAACACTCCATTCATGGAGATCAGCCAGACCGTGGGCAAGGAAGAGTTCGCTGATGTGGCCGAGCGCTTCGGCTATGGCCAGCAGCTGAGCATCCCGCAGAACGTGGTGCCAAGCAAGTTCCCGACAGCCGAAGCCGATTCCGCTGAATTGGCCCGCATGGCTATTGGCCAGGGCAATAACCAGGTCACCCCGTTGCAGATGAATATGGCTGCCATGGCCATCGCCAACAAGGGCGTGATCATGAAGCCAAACATGATCGACAAGGTCATCGCCCCGGATCTTCGGGTGATCGAAGAGCCGAAGCCAGAGAAGTTCTCCACGGCCACCAGCCCGGAGATCGCCGAGCAGCTCGCCGGCCTGATGGAAGGCCCGGTGAAGAACGGCACGGCCATGAATGCCGCTGTTCCGGGTGTGGACTTCCGCGCCAAGACCGGTACGGCTCAGCTCGGCGGCGAATCAAACCATGTGAACTCGTGGATGACCGGCTTTGCCCCAGCAGATGACCCACAGGTGGCCATTACGGTCACCTTGCAAGACGTAGATTACAACACTGGTCACAACACGACCGGTGCACTGATGAAGACGATGTTAAAGGCGGTGTTCAACAAGTGA
- a CDS encoding FtsW/RodA/SpoVE family cell cycle protein, with the protein MTEVQTAPVPRRNLELLLLVLALCVGSAAFFLVGSTTEDVDNTDFYIQMSIMAVLALSVHVLLRIFAKYADPVILPITVALNCLGLSMIHRIDLAKGTSQSARQLLWTAIAIVIAAAVLWVIKDHRILRRFTYIALLLSIVLLLLPLIPGLGVTINGARIWIRMGMFSLQPGELAKISLSVFFAGYLSSNRDLILLAGRKFGPLQLPRLRDMAPMVIAWLLSIGVLVVQRDLGSAILFFGLFIVMVYVATARISWVLIGMLMVVAGGIVAGLTMSHVTRRLDVWLNAFDPTIYQATGGSMQIVEGLFGMADGGLFGTGLGAGSPYRVPLANSDMIIASFGEEIGLIGVTAIILLYMLLVSRGLRAALGSRDTFGKLLAAGLSFTLGLQCVVIIGGVTRLIPLTGLATPFMAAGGSSLLANWIIIALLLLISHNSRRPKSGVSGPTDEIATPSKAPTTSTKVVKSK; encoded by the coding sequence ATGACCGAAGTGCAAACCGCTCCGGTACCACGGCGCAATCTCGAGCTGCTGCTGCTTGTCTTGGCCCTCTGCGTCGGCAGTGCGGCGTTCTTCCTGGTGGGTAGCACCACCGAGGATGTCGACAACACCGACTTCTATATCCAGATGAGCATCATGGCGGTGCTCGCCCTGTCCGTTCACGTGCTGCTGCGCATCTTCGCTAAATATGCCGATCCGGTAATACTTCCGATCACGGTAGCCTTGAATTGCCTCGGGCTATCCATGATTCACCGTATTGACCTGGCCAAAGGTACGTCCCAATCGGCTAGGCAACTACTTTGGACGGCTATCGCCATCGTCATCGCCGCGGCAGTCCTCTGGGTCATCAAAGACCACAGGATCCTGCGCCGATTCACTTATATAGCTCTCCTGTTATCTATCGTTCTGCTCTTGCTGCCGCTGATTCCAGGCTTGGGCGTCACCATCAACGGTGCCCGCATTTGGATCCGCATGGGGATGTTCTCGTTGCAGCCTGGCGAGCTCGCGAAGATCTCGCTGTCGGTCTTCTTCGCCGGATACCTCTCCTCGAACCGTGACCTGATCCTGCTGGCCGGGCGTAAATTCGGACCGCTGCAGCTGCCTCGCCTGCGGGATATGGCGCCAATGGTCATCGCTTGGCTGCTGTCCATCGGTGTTCTGGTGGTTCAGCGCGACCTGGGATCAGCGATCTTGTTCTTCGGCCTGTTCATCGTGATGGTGTACGTGGCTACCGCCCGCATCTCCTGGGTATTGATCGGCATGCTCATGGTTGTCGCCGGTGGCATTGTCGCTGGCTTGACCATGAGCCACGTGACCCGGCGCCTTGATGTCTGGCTCAACGCCTTCGACCCGACCATCTACCAGGCCACCGGCGGAAGCATGCAGATCGTCGAAGGCCTGTTCGGCATGGCCGATGGCGGACTATTCGGCACCGGTCTGGGCGCCGGCTCCCCCTACCGGGTGCCGCTAGCCAATTCGGACATGATCATCGCCTCCTTCGGCGAAGAAATCGGCCTGATCGGCGTAACCGCAATTATCCTGCTGTACATGTTGCTGGTTTCCCGCGGCCTGCGTGCAGCCCTCGGTTCCCGCGACACCTTCGGCAAGCTGCTGGCCGCCGGCCTGTCCTTCACCCTGGGACTGCAGTGTGTAGTCATCATCGGTGGCGTCACCCGACTGATTCCACTGACCGGCCTGGCCACGCCATTCATGGCGGCCGGAGGATCTTCACTGCTGGCCAACTGGATCATCATCGCCCTCCTGCTCTTGATTTCGCACAATTCACGCCGGCCGAAGTCCGGCGTCTCAGGACCTACCGATGAAATTGCAACACCCAGCAAAGCCCCAACGACCAGCACCAAGGTGGTGAAGAGCAAGTGA
- a CDS encoding PP2C family protein-serine/threonine phosphatase, which translates to MALKLKFAAKSDVGRIRKKNDDSAYAGEYLAVLADGMGGHVGGDVASASTVLDLVHLDHADIADPQNALPDEIQAANLVLNELVGANPKLSGMGTTVTSLLLSGRTLHMAHIGDSRAYRLKHGNFEQISRDHTFVQRLVDEGRIKPAEAEVHPHKNVLLRVLGDSDASPELDVQQIDAEPGERWMLCSDGLTDAVPLPIIEQIIRNTADMDEAVNDLVAITLKNGAPDNVTVVMFEVVEDTADEFSEPSVQEPAPDTAQLAIAAEGDVEASASLLRHEISQRPHLLVGAAQLATQTGQIPVVTQHTGERRAAALLTHRSPAAGQILDPLESPTAHRRWMMPILLTLAAFLVVALAVWGYMWTQTQYFVGTVDNKVAIYKGVPQELGPISLSEVDTVSKVPLESLPDYSRQRVEATISADNREHAQMIIQELLVTAKQNCPVTVPGSKDSPSSKQTQLPAYCQEIMQ; encoded by the coding sequence ATGGCCCTCAAACTCAAATTTGCCGCGAAGTCTGACGTCGGACGGATTCGCAAGAAAAACGACGATTCCGCCTACGCCGGTGAATACCTGGCCGTGCTCGCAGATGGCATGGGTGGACATGTCGGTGGTGACGTTGCTTCCGCGTCCACCGTCTTGGATCTGGTGCATCTGGATCATGCAGACATCGCCGATCCGCAAAACGCCCTGCCCGATGAAATCCAGGCCGCAAATCTGGTTTTGAACGAACTCGTGGGTGCCAATCCGAAGCTTTCGGGCATGGGCACCACCGTGACATCCCTGCTGCTTTCCGGCAGGACCTTGCACATGGCCCACATCGGCGACTCGCGGGCCTACCGGCTCAAGCACGGCAACTTTGAACAGATCAGCCGCGACCACACGTTCGTGCAGCGCCTGGTTGATGAAGGACGAATCAAGCCGGCAGAAGCCGAAGTCCATCCGCATAAAAACGTGCTGCTGCGCGTACTCGGTGACTCGGATGCCTCGCCCGAACTCGATGTCCAGCAAATTGACGCCGAGCCCGGCGAACGCTGGATGCTGTGTTCCGATGGCCTCACCGACGCTGTTCCGCTACCCATCATTGAGCAGATCATCCGCAATACCGCGGACATGGACGAAGCCGTTAATGACCTGGTAGCCATCACCTTGAAAAATGGCGCGCCGGATAATGTCACGGTCGTGATGTTCGAAGTCGTCGAGGATACCGCTGACGAGTTCAGCGAGCCTTCCGTTCAGGAACCGGCCCCGGACACCGCCCAGCTGGCCATTGCCGCTGAGGGCGACGTCGAAGCCAGCGCCTCGCTGCTTCGCCACGAAATTTCACAGCGTCCACACCTGCTGGTCGGAGCGGCGCAACTTGCCACGCAGACTGGCCAGATTCCGGTGGTCACCCAGCACACCGGCGAACGCCGCGCAGCTGCCCTGCTCACCCACCGTTCACCGGCTGCTGGCCAGATACTTGATCCGCTGGAGAGCCCCACTGCTCACCGCCGCTGGATGATGCCGATCCTGCTCACCCTTGCAGCTTTCCTCGTGGTGGCCCTGGCCGTCTGGGGCTACATGTGGACGCAGACCCAATACTTTGTTGGCACCGTGGATAACAAGGTCGCCATCTACAAGGGTGTTCCGCAGGAGCTTGGACCGATTTCGCTTTCCGAGGTCGATACCGTGAGCAAGGTTCCGCTGGAATCGCTGCCGGATTACTCGCGCCAGCGAGTGGAAGCGACCATTTCGGCGGATAACCGCGAGCATGCCCAAATGATCATCCAGGAACTGCTGGTCACCGCGAAGCAGAATTGTCCGGTAACTGTTCCCGGATCAAAAGATTCACCAAGTAGCAAACAAACCCAGCTGCCAGCCTACTGTCAGGAGATCATGCAATGA